Sequence from the Solea senegalensis isolate Sse05_10M linkage group LG1, IFAPA_SoseM_1, whole genome shotgun sequence genome:
ACCTGTTTACGTCTCATGACTGGCGTTTgtgtggaggaaaagaaaacaccttttatttttatttatatatatatatatctgataAAACTGATTATTATCGCATTCAGACAATACATATCTGCTCAGAGACAATCTGCTATACATTTACTATGTCATCAGGTGTCACTGCATGACACTAAAGGAAACTgccaagaaaaaacaacagacaactttttattgacatatttacatatttaatgaaACACATCAGTAACATATTTGTActatttaagtaaaagtctgTCATTTCCAATAGATTTGTCAACAAAATGATgacgtttgttttgttcacatgtTCTTTCCTTATTCTTAGTGCCAAACATCTAACTGTTCACATATGAAATCAATGATCTAAAGTCAGTGAGATTGTTGATTGTTGTGTAACAGCATCTTATTAGTTGACTATCTCCTCCTGATTAGTCTGTCACTTGACTTGTTGACAGCATCATGTCAACATGAATCAATTCCTAGTCTATTATGTGTTGACGATGTGTTTAttgtaaagtaaatgtaaaatcgTAAAAACGTGGCCAATCAGTTGCTTATCTGATCATGTCAACGATCCTTTAgttaaaaatcaatcaataaatgtgTGTCAGGATCATCTTATTGATTAAAGTTGGGAACGTTATCTGTTGACATGACACTGAATATCTATTGATTACCAGCAGAGTCAACAATGGCCGAAAATGTCCAAACTATTGCAATTAAACTTCAACGTTTCACATGAAGAACATCAACATGGTTGTGTTGTTATCTGATTATTTCTTTAGCTGTTACtcagtttttctttcagtgtATTATCTACAGAAATAAAGTGAACATGTATATACATTCTTTAACTTGTATTTCAGGGGCTGGTGTTCAAATGTaactcctcctttttttcttgctaTTTACCTAAATCTAGGTTAAAACATGTATCTTCTCATATGCCTATGATTGACCTCTTTAATCTTTTATTGTGCATCACTTATCACGttattgtcatattttatgCTTCACTTAACCGAACCAtttgttgtctttctctctttttatttttctgtactGTGTTTAATTTATATCATAATTGGGTTTTGTTGAAATGGTGAAATTTGAACTGTTATTTTGTCTTATGTAAAGCACATGTGTATGAAATATGTTATCCAAATAAAGCTGCATTGCCTTCTCTCAGTGATTTAAGTTAATAACTATTGCTTCACTGTACAGTAGAGGAATATGCAACACAGGGTCAATCAATACTGTGCACTCGAGCTGAAACTGTGGTAAAAAGCAATCAATTCAAGCCACAAACCAAAGCATCTTTGGATGCTGTGCTTCTCTCTGACTGACTGTAAACAAATCATGAATCTTTAAATGTGCTAAAAGCTCTGACAGAGAGCTGCTGTGATGTGTATTTGGCATAAAGTAGTGCAGGAAATGAGAAAGAAGTCACTTTAGAGGACGGAGAAGTAACTCTCATGTTTTTGGCAGAAAGTCATTATTGCACTCACGTCTATGAAGGAATGAAAGTGTAGCGCAGCATCACCTCACCTCTGACTCATTCAGCCTTTCCTTTAAGATGCAGATGAGCGTCttaaatgcaaacacatgcacacgcaggCGCTGCTTTAATGAAaacaatgcttttattttggttatGTATTACTTcttatttacacaaacagaTGTTTATTAAAGTCATCTATAACCTGCTGACTGTAGAAATGGATCTTTATCATagctggagaggaggagagtgggatGTTGTGCAAATACAgaatacacacatgtacactgaCTGTAAAAATGCTGTTAGGATAGCCAACATTCATGCACAAGAGCTCTTTTCCTTGGTCTTAAAGTACATACTGCACTGAATAAGGCATACAAACTGCTGCTTAAGTTACAAAAAAGCTAATATCTCAAAGTACTAAGTGAAAGGAAACCGGGTTTGGACTCTGTACTTCCAGATATTCCATGACCTTGCACGAAAAAAGCCAAGTACAATCACGACACGGGTTCATTATGGTTCAACTGATTTCTCATGTCATGTACAAGGTCAAGTGCAAAGAGGAATTGAAAGCAACGTGGTGGTATAGAAAGGCAGGAATAAATTAGCAGCTGATGAAGTGCAAATGGAAACAGAAtggaaaagaaatgaacaatTAGTGAAGAAAATGGTGGGAATAAATAACGAATTAGAGGACATGAATATATGCTGAATTAAATATGACTTGACTTCAGAAAAgcgtctgttttttttggagaaaacaATCAATGGCATTTCAGGATTTCTGAACCATTGTTAAGTGCCATTATTTCATCCACACGTTGTTACCTGCATATGTTCCTCCGTGCCAtgaatttcttttaatttgtgctgccattttttattttttttttaaacagagaaAGTACCTCAGTTAACGACCTTATCATGTGAGCAATCAAAGCATCAAAGCATCAAAGAATGTGAATAATGTGTATAAAATGACGACAAactgatgaataaatgaacaattcACCAAAAAGCTGATCATTTCGTCTGAACATGGATTTATACTCAGATTAATTTAgcttttttcctccactctcTAGTGTCCCGCCTACTTAAGAGTCATcgtcagttttaatgatgtggAAAAGTGTGACGTTGAAAAGGACTTGGTGTCCGTTGTTCCAGCCGTAGAGGCTGCGGTCCCTGGCATTGTAGTCCAACATAGACATGTGGAAGTACTGGTTATGAAAGGGGATGTCTGTGTACTCATAAGAGGAGGTTTTAGTGGAGTAAGCGTAGTACACCTTAGCGCCAGTAAGGTGGGAGTTAGTGATGTAGAGTGTCCCGCAGATCATAAAAGACTCGCCGGCGTTCCTCTTTGAGTACTCTGTGTTCCAGGTGTTAAGGACTTGGAGCGTGTCAGGGTTCAGCTGGCTGATGACAATGTTCCCAGCGTTCTGGTTGGTGGCGTACACGGCCCACAGGCCCAGCTCGTCCGCCATCAGATCGATGTCTGAGAAGCCTCCCCACGTGTAGGGATAAACGTTGTGGAAGCCCGCCGACTCCAGTGCTCTCTGCGTGACCACGCGGCCCGTCTCAAAGCTGTACCTCACCACGATGTTGCTCTGCATCTTGTTGTAGTACAGAGAGCCGTTGTACACCACGTGGTTGGTCCCAGCCCACTTGAAAGGCAGGTTGTATGTTCTCGACTCCACGCCTGCCACAAAGTCAGCGATGGATTTGAACTCTTTTACGATCTTGTTGTTGGTGTAGCTGTCCATGTACCAGACCtggagacaaagaaacacaagaaacactgaagaaaatTGATCTACGTGGCGACGTCATgtcaatgaaaaacaaagaaaaaaagacgtgtggagagagagagagagagatagagagggagagagagggaggggtttAGCAAATATACACCCTGAAAAGCTTCATGTAAATGGGTGTTTGTTACTGAAGGTGGtgctaaaaaagaaagtgaaaagaaTCAAAGTGGGCGGAACCATGAACACTACGCCTGCAAACATACTGTCCTTTGTTGCCCACGGTAACCCACgtacagatcaaaggaaggtgaAACACAAGATTGTGCACTCAaagaattaaagaaataaaagtaaaatcacaGCAGGACAAAACTTACAGTAACttcttaacttaacttaaacataaatataacatCTAAGAACAGCGGTCCgataaaaacaacttcaacctgaaataaatcaaataaatctaaaataataaatagatcaGAAACAGGGCCcctgtctttaaataaaattaatctgaAAGAAGTAAACAAAGCACAACTaatcagtttttctttattgacaAACAGAATGATGATAAGTGGAAATAtttcaaacaaatcattttaaaaagtattgGTGTGATGACTGACTAAATAAAAGCTTCATGAGGAACTTGGGACTTGACCTCAGAGAGTATTTAACCAGTTTGTTAGATGATGAGCTTTCACACAGGTTACACACAATACTAACACTTCATGGGGCGACAGTGTAACTCGaatatttgtgtggtttgaaGACTTTGCTGAGTCTTGAATGTTGAATGCTGGAGTTTGTTTTGGACGAGTCGTGGAGGATTTGTGTGTTTCGTAGCTTTAGCTGACGCTCCATGCTGAAAGTGTCGCGTTGCAAACCAAATACTTTGTAATTCAACATCATATCTTCTCCTCTAAATAAGTGgcttcacagcacagtcagaaaaagacaaacagattgTCAGGACTCACCCGGTTGTTTTTGAGAGATGCCTGTGGATCTGTCATCCAGGCTCCGAATCTTGTCCCTgatgttttcactgttgttggCCCAGTGATCTTCATTAACTTGCCACATGCtgtgaacacatcacacatctcctgacacaaatgtttcccaaactacAAACCATGATACTGTGCTACGTCTAGAATCCACCTCATAGCACAGTGTAGACTTCAGTCTGGTTGTggctcatccattcatccattttctgccactttatcctacacatgGGGGTCTGGAggttgctggagccaatccccaaatccctgcatgttttaggactgtgggaggaaacctgggAGTACCTGACGAAAACCCACACTCAcctgaggagaacatgcaaactccacacacaaaGACCATGACCTTCTTCCTGTGAGGCAACATTGCCAGCCAGTGCACCACCATGTCACTTGTTGctcatatattaatattttaagaaaatgGACTGTAACTATTTTCTTTGAAAGACACACTGAAGATaccaagatttaaaaaaacaactaaaggAAACGTCTTTCAGTCAAAGCTGGGTGAACAtgattaaagggttaaagggtAACTCCGCCCAATGAATGAAAAAATGCagagaagtgggctgagagctgagtgagcgAGGGAGGgacagggggcgtggtctggtagcAAAATCTAATACTGAGTTGCAACTGCTCAGTGAGACGAGTCTCTCAGTCGCAACACAAGCGATGAAATGGCAGCTCCAGCGTTTACAAAAGGGGGAGGGGCCTGGGACAGTAAGCCTTGTGCTGATTGGACAAGAGGGTGAAGCAAGAGTGGACTAAGACAGACAACGGTGAGTGTGAGTAGCTCAGAGAGGCAGATACACACGTTTTTATCCTaacatgaatcattttcagTACTTTACACTTAACTGTGAAGATTTAAACGTGGATGAAGAAAAGTGACGAACATTTACCTACTATTTTATCCAATCAGTCAAAGATAGAAGCATTTATTTCAAGCTCAAACTGATTCACATTCACTATTTATgttacacagtaacacagtagcAGGTCTGGAGGCAGAATCGAGCTTATTATTGAGTTCAATGTCAGTGGCTCGAGAAAAGGAACCCACAAGTTCCTAACTGTGACTAAATTATTATCATAGTAATAATTACTGATTAAGACATTTACAAAGTACAGGTTTTAAGTGGGTCGTTAAAGCTGTAATAAGACATATAAAGCCATAAAGTCCTCAGATGAAGTTGATAAAGAAGTTTGAAAATTAGGTATAATCAGCAaaggctttaaaataaaagtatgccTCAggaaaaatagatttaaataaatcatttactaAGTCAGGCACATTGTTCTGAAGCCTCAGGGGCCCACACTGCAAATCCTCTGTTTTAGTGTTAAAGCAGAGAATAGACAACAAGCAGCATGACTGACGgcgtgtgacatcatcaccgcTCGGCAGCATGactgacagtgtgtgacatcatcaccgcTCGACAGCATGAATGACGGCGCGTGACCTCATCACCGCTCGACAGCATGACTGACAgcgtgtgacatcatcaccgcTCGACAgtatgaatggacacaaattcccaCAGAAAGACTTCAAAATCGCTGCATAAAGGGACTGACTTtatattaaagtactgtatatgtatttgatgTCATCACAGTCCCGGTCTGCCCtctgaatacttttgtccatatgtagtgtttttgtttgtttgcaataTTACATGTAAAAACTTAAAGagattaaatataaaaactgaaaaaaaacccacagaacaATAATTTATCTATAAATTGGAAATACTGGAGACAGGAAACGATGAATGATGCATGTTTCTGGTACTTGATCCATGTTTATTGtgcataatatttattttattttaaatgatggtAATTCCATTTTATCACCAAATAATACTTGGTAATAAGAACTGAAAGCACATGTGGAGACTCTCGTCCTCACTATTACAAATGGTGTCTGCGGTGTCTGCGCGGGACAacaagtcgtctttcaactggaaggtcggAGGTTCGATTGATGCCAATGTGTCCCTGGgacactgtatgaatgtgtgagtgaatgaatgacctGAGTGCCTGAGTGATCTTCAGGTGTGTGAATACAGATAATCCTATTATACTGCAGTGTAATCATGCTATTAGATGTGAGCAATCCAGTTTAAAAAGACGTCACATATGTAAAGTGCTGTATTTACGTATCAATACTAACAGTGCGCTGTAACGCGACTAGAATGTGTCAAGACTTTGTTCAGAATCAGTTGTTTATCACAGATTCTCGTCGCAGCAtgaaaccacttgaagctcagatCAACTGTTCTCCATGACGACACAGAATAGGGGCGTTTCCACTGTTGTGAACTGGATGGTGATTGGACAAATATGGCAACAATGGCACTTCCACTGAAGCTCAGGACGCTGGgcttttttattgattttttattgTCCTGTGTGACTAAAagctggttgttgtgtgttatttgcttggcaatatagaccattttcatttgtacatataaactgtaaatacaaaccCTATTATAgcagttttatttcattatagCATGTCCTTGTTGTAGTTGctcatttgcagaatttatgtataaagaATTGAAATGATCTTCTCTCTAGTATTTACTATGGTGATAAACAGCAGTTTACAAGCTTTGTGATGTGCAGCTCACAAGCTTAAATGTCAGACCTTCACTAAGGGAAATAAAACGTACTATTGCTCAAGTTTAGATAAAGAATATTTTGATGTTGATACAGAGCTTACAACTGTTCCCAGTGATGTCCACTGTTGGACTGTAGCACCAAGGAATgactgaaaaatataaaaatcaaCACGTGAATGCCACGACGCCGGGTTACGCTGAACGCTGCTGTGTTTAGACTTTTAGTTTTTACAGTTGTTTCAACTCTGTCAGTAAACTCCTGACAagatacacacaacacaagaacTACACAATTAAACAGGAAACCAAACAACTACAGAAACCTTTCACCACAAACATTTACCTTCTGCTGACATAtgttctgctgtgtgtggaAAGTCGCACGTGTGTTCAGATGACGACCAAATCACCACGCCAGCGTGTGTTCTTGTGAGACTTACTGAGTTTGTTCATACAGTTACGGAGCCGGTTCTCCAGGCTGAGGACCCTCTGTTGCAGCTCCTCATAGTCAAAGGCTCCCATCTCCTCCTGGATGCTCATCAACACACCAGACAGGTTTCTGATCTCCTCTTTGAACTGTGCAATCAGCTTGGTGTCTGTCTTGTATTGTTCCAGGACAGGGATCAGTGGCTGCAGGGACTCCATCTTTCCCTTTAactcctgcaacacacacacacacacacacacacacactgctctatGAAAGAAGAATTGATTTGAATGCGGCCCTTTGAGAATATTTCACAGCATTAAGGCCAAAATGGGGCTAAAGGCTCAGGAAGGAAAGGAATCATTCAGAAAGACTGTCGGAGGATTTTTTCCTTTAGTGTGAAATCTGTTTCTAAAACTCAAAGCAATACCAAATATACTGACATTATCTAAAAGCAGTGTGTGAGTAAATATTTTCACCAATATTTACCCACTTCTTATTAACTGATTATTAACTAACTTGTACATAATAACGTGTCTTTCTTTTATGttcttgtaaaaacaaacagtaaaaagtaaaaaatcttgtgaaaatgtcaaaggatgtttgtttggttcaaagaaagaaagaaacaatgtTAAAGTTTTATCTTCTGAAGATAATTGTTATAGTATAAGTTATGTTTATGACTGCTTTTGTCttcttgtttgtgtatgtgagcACTATAACTGTATAACTCTATAACTCTTtaactgtataactgtataactcTATAACTGTATAACTGCATAACTCTATAACTGTACAACTCTATAACTGTATAACTCTATAACTCTTtaactgtataactgtataactctataactgtataactctataactgtataactctataactgtataactgtaactgtataACTGTACAACTCTATAACTGTATAACTCTATAACTCTTtaactgtataactgtataactcTATAACTataactgtataactgtataactctataactgtataactgtataactgtataaaTAACTAACTGTATAACTGTACAACTCTATAACTGTATAACTCTATAACTCTtaactgtataactgtataactcTATAACTCTATAACTGTACAACTCTATAgctgtataactgtataactctataactgtataactgtataactgtataactcTATAACTGTACAACTATATAACTCTATAACTGTATAACTCTATAACTCTataactgtataactgtataactgtataactctataactgtataactgtataactgtataactcTATAACTGTACAACTATATAACTCTataactgtataactgtataactcTATAACTGTATAACTCTATAACTCTATAACTCCAAAAGTAAAGAACAGATTGATGATGGATGACATGTTTTTGAGTTATGGCCATAAAAAGGATCTAACATTTCGGATCCAGATTTGAATCTTGATTCAGGATTCAGGTTTAACAGGTGTAATGAAACTGAGCTGCTcctcatataaatataaaatgctcATTCTGAGTAAAAGTACTTTATCTTGATTTTCTGCCAATTGAAAATTACACATCAGACctttggttaaaaaaatgttttttttgatggaTTTGTTGtgtatgtcagtcagtcattattttcttcctggcatgtgtctgtctgcctgtctgtctgtgagcagcataactcaacaACTAAGTCAGTATGTGAGCACATTGTCAGGGGAcgtaaataatgaaatgttgCTGGTGTTCCAGCTCCAGACACTCAAACATATTGACAATGTGGGAAACTGAGTGACATTGGCCAAGGTTTGTGCTCATGAAACAGGGGCCGTGCAGGACAGAGGACGTCACACCATGTCCAGCCCTGTGAGACAATTAGGATTTGTGAATATGGGCTAAACAAATATAATGTGATTCATTATTGATTGATGCAAAACACAGTCTCTGAGCTGCAGACTTAGCATTTGTAGTCCCCATAAAAGACAgtacaatacagtacagtaaaaaaagaaccatttttgtattaaattcaaatgtaatacTTTGCCCGTGATCAACTCGTTGGCTTCACTGTGCGATTTCATCAAGAATCTCTCTGGTGTTTCTCTGGTATCATTAGAACAAAGAGTTCTTTGTCACCTGAAAGTTTTTGTTGACGAGCGTCTTCCTGTCCGATTCGATCTGCCGGAACTTTGAGCGCAGGCCTTTGATCTGGCTCTCCATCCTCATGATGTACTGAAAGTCCCTCTGTGTCCGCAGGTTCAGCACCTCGATTGACTGCGACATGTTCTGCACCTTTTTGAAAAGAGTGAAACAGCGCAGCATCGATTTTTCTGTCCAGCACAAGATTAAAATGTCCTCCATGTTCAGCTGTTCACGAGCCGCCGTGCTTCAACGTCCCAAGgaataaatcaacattttgacCTCCA
This genomic interval carries:
- the LOC122776398 gene encoding noelin-3-like, which codes for MDAGGRMWSLSAVLNPLLFLLLFGYCPTVTIRPKEGWQVYSSAQDADGRCVCTVVAPEQNLCSRDAKGRQLRQLLEKVQNMSQSIEVLNLRTQRDFQYIMRMESQIKGLRSKFRQIESDRKTLVNKNFQELKGKMESLQPLIPVLEQYKTDTKLIAQFKEEIRNLSGVLMSIQEEMGAFDYEELQQRVLSLENRLRNCMNKLTCGKLMKITGPTTVKTSGTRFGAWMTDPQASLKNNRVWYMDSYTNNKIVKEFKSIADFVAGVESRTYNLPFKWAGTNHVVYNGSLYYNKMQSNIVVRYSFETGRVVTQRALESAGFHNVYPYTWGGFSDIDLMADELGLWAVYATNQNAGNIVISQLNPDTLQVLNTWNTEYSKRNAGESFMICGTLYITNSHLTGAKVYYAYSTKTSSYEYTDIPFHNQYFHMSMLDYNARDRSLYGWNNGHQVLFNVTLFHIIKTDDDS